The following proteins are co-located in the Rhodococcus opacus B4 genome:
- a CDS encoding SRPBCC family protein: MTEENGIPTVVTASRVIAAPARVIFELIADPAQQPRWDGNGNLAEAAPGQRVRAVGDVFTMTLTNAGIRDNHVVEFEEGSLIAWTPSEQGHPPPGHLWRWELDPLDENHVRVTHTYDWSRLTDPKRLQRARVTTSDWLLASADRLAELAEATDGPPA, encoded by the coding sequence ATGACCGAGGAGAACGGGATTCCCACCGTCGTCACCGCCAGCCGCGTCATCGCTGCCCCTGCACGGGTGATCTTCGAATTGATCGCAGACCCGGCGCAACAGCCGCGCTGGGACGGCAACGGCAACCTGGCCGAGGCCGCCCCGGGGCAGCGCGTGCGCGCCGTGGGTGACGTGTTCACCATGACGCTGACCAACGCAGGCATCCGCGACAACCACGTGGTGGAATTCGAAGAGGGGAGTCTGATCGCCTGGACGCCGTCGGAGCAGGGCCATCCACCGCCGGGGCATCTGTGGCGCTGGGAGCTGGACCCACTCGACGAGAACCACGTCCGGGTCACGCATACCTATGATTGGTCGCGCCTGACCGACCCGAAACGCCTCCAGCGTGCCCGCGTCACCACGTCCGACTGGCTGCTGGCTTCGGCGGACCGGCTTGCCGAACTCGCCGAAGCGACCGACGGGCCTCCCGCCTGA
- a CDS encoding helix-turn-helix domain-containing protein produces the protein MTAESATPTPPATSALLTTVGNKIRTMRKEKGLTLAQLSDITGLSPAIVSQIERGLANPSFTTLAQLAHGLDIPVGRFFIGQPDTTSPVVRKHERRNLVGVTKKSMGEAVYELLTPEQGGGALEAQWIETPPGHDTSATPFRHSGEEFGIIISGRKDIYLDGECHSLEAGDSITFSSDIPHWYKNSYEEVCVAIWVNAPHAW, from the coding sequence ATGACGGCCGAGAGTGCCACACCCACTCCCCCCGCCACGAGTGCCCTGTTGACGACCGTCGGCAACAAGATTCGCACCATGCGCAAGGAGAAGGGCCTGACCCTCGCGCAGCTTTCGGACATCACCGGACTCAGCCCGGCGATCGTCAGCCAGATCGAGCGCGGTCTGGCCAATCCGTCCTTCACCACACTCGCCCAGCTGGCCCATGGGCTGGACATCCCGGTCGGCAGGTTCTTCATCGGCCAACCGGACACCACGTCGCCCGTCGTGCGAAAACACGAGCGGCGCAATCTCGTCGGCGTCACCAAGAAGTCGATGGGGGAAGCCGTCTACGAACTGCTCACCCCCGAACAGGGCGGCGGTGCCCTGGAAGCGCAATGGATCGAGACCCCGCCCGGGCACGACACCAGCGCCACCCCGTTCCGGCACAGCGGCGAAGAGTTCGGCATCATCATCTCCGGCCGCAAGGACATCTATCTGGACGGGGAATGCCATTCCCTGGAAGCAGGTGACTCGATCACCTTCTCCTCGGACATTCCGCACTGGTACAAGAACAGCTACGAAGAGGTATGCGTAGCGATCTGGGTCAACGCACCACACGCGTGGTGA
- a CDS encoding MFS transporter — MTAPNTRRQLTPEVRKGLLGLGLGNALEWYDWMVFGLLSAFIGPNFFPSTDPLSATLNTLAVFAVGFAFRPLGGVMLGTLADRIGRRRVMLISISTMAVTTLIIAITPGYAHIGAWAGVILVACRIVQGVSTGIEAPLSTAHAVELVPAGREGLVAGVMSFYVNLGVLLASLVSFLCSLVIGGAAMGEWGWRIPFVIGAVFGIVVVYLRRALPETMRPEELSDNTTRTVWTGVRKHWLSVLAIIFVVGAAQAYNYAWNVGLPAAARSNFKEDPTAVFALTTALGVVLVIGSWVIGKLTDGKSMSRWFLWTRALAVPAVFLMLMYVQPGIGGFAVVLLGGSIVLVLNMTLYNVVSTSLMPKNCRGAGVSLGYGVGVALFGGTASYLLVWFQSVNANWIFPVYVAVLSVLSIVFYLLARRVNGIFVGK; from the coding sequence GTGACAGCACCGAATACGCGTCGACAACTTACCCCCGAGGTCCGCAAAGGCCTCCTCGGCCTCGGCCTCGGCAACGCCCTCGAATGGTACGACTGGATGGTCTTCGGCCTCCTGTCGGCGTTCATCGGCCCGAATTTCTTCCCCTCCACCGACCCCCTCAGCGCGACGCTGAACACCCTGGCCGTCTTCGCCGTCGGCTTCGCCTTCCGGCCGCTCGGCGGCGTCATGCTCGGAACGCTCGCGGACCGGATCGGCCGCCGCCGGGTCATGTTGATCTCCATCAGCACGATGGCCGTGACCACCCTGATCATCGCGATCACCCCTGGCTACGCTCATATCGGGGCGTGGGCAGGTGTCATCCTCGTCGCCTGCCGCATCGTGCAGGGCGTCTCCACCGGTATCGAGGCGCCGCTCTCCACCGCCCACGCGGTCGAACTCGTCCCCGCCGGACGAGAAGGCCTCGTCGCCGGCGTCATGTCGTTCTACGTCAACCTCGGTGTGCTCCTGGCATCCCTCGTCAGCTTCCTGTGCAGTCTGGTCATCGGCGGGGCCGCCATGGGTGAGTGGGGCTGGCGGATCCCCTTCGTCATCGGCGCCGTCTTCGGCATCGTCGTCGTGTACCTGCGACGTGCACTGCCCGAGACCATGCGTCCGGAAGAACTGTCGGACAACACGACCCGCACAGTCTGGACCGGGGTCCGCAAGCATTGGCTCAGCGTCCTCGCCATCATCTTCGTGGTCGGCGCCGCCCAGGCCTACAACTACGCGTGGAACGTCGGACTGCCCGCCGCCGCGCGCAGCAACTTCAAGGAAGATCCCACCGCCGTGTTCGCCCTGACGACGGCACTCGGTGTCGTCCTCGTCATCGGGAGCTGGGTGATCGGCAAGCTGACGGACGGCAAGTCCATGTCACGCTGGTTCCTCTGGACCCGCGCCCTCGCCGTCCCGGCAGTCTTCCTGATGCTGATGTACGTGCAACCCGGGATCGGCGGCTTCGCGGTCGTGCTGCTGGGCGGCTCGATCGTCCTGGTGCTGAACATGACGCTGTACAACGTGGTCAGCACGTCGCTCATGCCCAAGAACTGCCGTGGCGCCGGAGTGTCACTGGGGTACGGGGTCGGCGTGGCGCTCTTCGGCGGCACCGCCTCCTACCTGCTCGTCTGGTTCCAATCCGTGAACGCCAACTGGATCTTCCCGGTCTACGTGGCCGTTCTCTCCGTCCTCAGCATCGTCTTCTACCTACTTGCCCGCCGCGTCAACGGCATCTTCGTCGGAAAATAA
- a CDS encoding FAD-dependent oxidoreductase — MTTLDLRVTSRDLAAPVVNRSQVLVVGGGPAGVAAAVTAARSGADVTLLERYSSLGGLASGGMVLVLDDMINGQDITVTGIVSEYVERLQALGLAVVPPREDRTASTELWNKWGRYGTFDFHSHTNPKPICYAAAFDPDGWKRVSNDLVREAGVTLRLHTWFSRPIVDDGVVKGVVCETKSGPQAFLADVVIDTTGDIDVASRAGAAHVKDSYITTLVFRLGGVDTAAAERFEQENPKEARAVNRKIKRLLGGAWELWWLKTPLDGVVWCNAPHMSGFDGTDPGDLTAAEFAARDRITEAVEYVKEHLPGFADCYIVDVASQLGVRQTRLLEGEYVMTKEDVTTRRHFADSVARGRDYYYPYRSLLPKDVDQLLVAGRHYSATPDAQKMSREIPPCMAMGQAVGVAAAIAVRDDVTVRSVAAVDIQAGMRSHGADPGDIPSANATLDQEATVPA, encoded by the coding sequence ATGACCACTCTCGATCTGCGCGTCACCAGCCGTGACCTCGCGGCGCCCGTCGTCAACCGCTCCCAGGTCCTCGTGGTCGGCGGTGGACCCGCCGGTGTGGCCGCCGCGGTCACCGCGGCCCGTTCCGGGGCCGATGTCACCCTGCTGGAACGCTACTCGTCGCTCGGAGGCCTGGCGTCCGGCGGCATGGTGCTGGTCCTCGACGACATGATCAACGGCCAGGACATCACCGTCACCGGAATCGTCTCCGAATACGTGGAGCGGCTCCAGGCCCTGGGCCTCGCCGTCGTCCCGCCCCGGGAAGACCGCACGGCCTCCACGGAACTGTGGAACAAATGGGGACGCTACGGGACCTTCGACTTCCACTCCCACACCAACCCGAAACCCATCTGCTACGCCGCCGCATTCGATCCCGACGGCTGGAAGCGCGTCTCCAACGACCTCGTCCGCGAGGCCGGCGTCACCCTCCGGCTGCACACCTGGTTCTCGCGGCCCATCGTCGACGACGGCGTCGTCAAAGGCGTGGTGTGCGAAACCAAGTCCGGTCCGCAGGCGTTCCTGGCGGACGTGGTCATCGACACGACCGGAGACATCGACGTCGCTTCCCGTGCCGGTGCCGCCCATGTCAAGGACAGCTACATCACCACCCTCGTCTTCCGGTTGGGCGGCGTCGACACGGCCGCGGCCGAGCGCTTCGAACAGGAGAACCCCAAGGAGGCACGGGCCGTCAACCGCAAGATCAAGCGCCTGCTCGGCGGCGCCTGGGAGCTGTGGTGGCTCAAGACCCCGCTCGACGGCGTCGTCTGGTGCAACGCCCCGCACATGAGCGGTTTCGACGGCACGGACCCGGGCGACCTCACGGCCGCCGAGTTCGCCGCCCGCGACCGGATCACCGAGGCGGTGGAGTACGTCAAGGAGCACCTCCCCGGATTCGCCGACTGCTACATCGTGGACGTCGCATCCCAGCTCGGGGTCCGGCAGACGCGCCTCCTCGAGGGCGAGTACGTCATGACCAAGGAAGACGTGACCACGCGACGGCACTTCGCCGACTCCGTCGCCCGCGGACGCGACTACTACTACCCGTACCGCTCACTGCTCCCCAAGGACGTCGACCAGCTCCTCGTTGCCGGCCGCCACTACTCGGCGACACCGGACGCCCAGAAGATGTCCCGCGAGATCCCGCCCTGCATGGCCATGGGCCAGGCGGTCGGCGTCGCGGCGGCCATCGCGGTCCGGGACGACGTGACCGTCCGCAGCGTGGCCGCCGTCGACATCCAGGCAGGCATGCGCAGCCACGGCGCAGATCCCGGCGACATTCCCTCCGCCAACGCCACCCTCGACCAGGAAGCGACGGTCCCGGCATGA
- a CDS encoding CaiB/BaiF CoA transferase family protein, which yields MSITTEELNVTSADHSTRTFADDPAPAGPKLPLTGVKIVDFTQVYMGPSATQMLGDYGADIIKVERPGAGDIARNSFPDPDGQDNPIFLAINRNKRSISVDTRTEDGRAVLRTLMSDADVVVSNFRAGVMERMGFGYDELKKDNPGIIWASGTGFGTEGPYSHKGGQDAIAQAYSGVMWRRESDDAPPVVYPTTLCDYTTGMHLMQGILLALRAREQYGTGQKVEVTMYDSMLHMQMQEACMQLNRGYEVNWGAMPFTGVFPTTDGAVCMVGGFTADPLLHISRALGLDEDLTLRPEFSTKELQFDNKPALQAIFRERFATNTTEYWTARLEEEGLLNAPVNTLEQTLADEQTRINGMIVEAEHPSVGTVKMLNAPIRLSATPPSIRHSAPRLGEHNTEVLREHGFDDDVIARLVALGVLA from the coding sequence ATGAGCATTACCACCGAAGAACTGAACGTCACCAGCGCAGACCATTCGACGCGGACGTTCGCCGACGACCCGGCCCCGGCCGGCCCGAAACTTCCGCTGACCGGCGTCAAGATCGTCGACTTCACCCAGGTCTACATGGGCCCGAGCGCCACACAGATGCTGGGCGACTACGGCGCGGACATCATCAAGGTCGAACGCCCCGGTGCCGGTGACATCGCCCGGAACTCGTTCCCGGATCCGGACGGGCAGGACAATCCGATCTTCCTGGCCATCAACCGCAACAAGCGCAGCATCAGCGTGGACACGCGCACCGAGGACGGCCGGGCCGTGCTGCGCACGCTCATGAGCGACGCGGACGTGGTGGTCAGTAACTTCCGGGCCGGCGTCATGGAACGCATGGGCTTCGGATACGACGAGCTGAAGAAGGACAACCCCGGGATCATCTGGGCGTCCGGCACCGGTTTCGGCACCGAAGGTCCGTACTCCCACAAGGGCGGCCAGGACGCCATCGCGCAGGCCTACTCCGGCGTGATGTGGCGGCGGGAGTCGGACGATGCGCCCCCCGTCGTCTACCCGACCACACTGTGCGACTACACCACCGGCATGCACCTGATGCAGGGGATCCTGCTGGCGCTCCGGGCCCGGGAACAGTACGGCACCGGCCAGAAGGTGGAGGTGACCATGTACGACTCCATGCTGCACATGCAGATGCAGGAGGCGTGCATGCAGCTCAACCGGGGCTACGAGGTCAATTGGGGCGCAATGCCTTTCACCGGAGTCTTCCCGACGACGGACGGTGCCGTCTGCATGGTCGGCGGATTCACGGCCGACCCGCTCCTGCACATCTCGCGCGCTCTGGGCCTGGACGAGGACCTCACGCTCCGGCCGGAGTTCTCCACGAAGGAACTCCAGTTCGACAACAAGCCCGCACTGCAGGCGATCTTCCGGGAACGGTTCGCGACCAACACCACGGAATACTGGACGGCAAGACTCGAGGAGGAGGGTCTGCTGAACGCCCCGGTGAACACGCTCGAGCAGACGCTGGCCGACGAGCAGACCCGCATCAACGGCATGATCGTGGAAGCCGAACATCCCTCTGTCGGCACGGTGAAGATGCTGAACGCCCCCATCCGGCTCTCGGCGACCCCGCCGTCGATCCGGCACAGCGCACCTCGCCTCGGCGAACACAATACCGAGGTGTTGCGGGAACACGGCTTCGACGACGACGTGATCGCGCGTCTCGTGGCGCTGGGAGTCCTCGCATGA
- a CDS encoding enoyl-CoA hydratase-related protein produces the protein MTTNGDGVILTIDDGVATVTINRPHVLNAVDGPTTARLNDIWEQLERDNRIRAVVVTGAGPKAFCTGADMTASAVNRTGLEYWAELDANGFGGLSLRTTLDVPVIAKVNGYALGGGMEIVLGADIVVAADSARFGLTEPRVGRLALDGGIHQLVRRVPHTQAMGMLLTGRKADAAEMQAMGLVNEVVPAGELDAAVDRWLDQIRACAPTSLRAVKQMVTRTAHLTAAEARGLRLPALMAALDSKDSAEGVLAFQEKRAPVWSGA, from the coding sequence ATGACCACGAACGGTGACGGCGTCATCCTCACCATCGACGACGGTGTGGCCACCGTGACGATCAACCGTCCGCACGTGCTGAACGCCGTCGACGGTCCCACCACGGCGCGCCTGAACGACATCTGGGAACAGTTGGAGCGGGACAACCGCATTCGTGCGGTCGTCGTCACCGGCGCCGGGCCGAAGGCCTTCTGCACCGGGGCCGACATGACGGCCTCCGCGGTGAACAGGACCGGGCTGGAGTACTGGGCCGAACTGGACGCCAACGGCTTCGGCGGACTGAGTCTGCGCACCACCCTGGACGTGCCGGTGATCGCCAAGGTGAACGGCTACGCACTGGGCGGTGGCATGGAAATCGTTCTGGGCGCGGACATCGTGGTAGCCGCCGACAGCGCCCGGTTCGGTCTGACGGAGCCGCGTGTCGGTCGACTGGCGCTCGACGGCGGCATCCATCAACTGGTGCGCCGGGTTCCCCACACCCAGGCGATGGGGATGCTCCTGACCGGACGCAAGGCCGACGCCGCCGAGATGCAGGCCATGGGTCTCGTCAACGAGGTGGTCCCGGCCGGGGAGCTGGACGCCGCCGTGGATCGCTGGCTCGACCAGATCCGGGCGTGCGCGCCCACCTCGCTGCGGGCGGTCAAGCAGATGGTCACGCGTACCGCCCATCTCACCGCCGCCGAGGCTCGGGGACTGCGACTTCCGGCACTCATGGCCGCCTTGGACAGCAAGGACTCCGCCGAAGGCGTGCTGGCGTTCCAGGAAAAGCGCGCGCCCGTGTGGTCCGGCGCGTAG
- a CDS encoding dihydrodipicolinate synthase family protein, giving the protein MRESLEHGVWGVVATPFIGSTQDVDTDSLANLAEHYERIGAIGLTVLGVFGEAAALSTDERALVLETVTEASDLPLVVGVTALATRPVVDEIRAARAAAGERIRAFMVQANSADADVVTDHLQAVHRVTGAPIVVQDYPAASGVAIRPASLAAVVRRCEFVAAVKAEAPPTSVAIAELTAAVEVSVFGGLGGQGLLDELNSGAAGAMTGFSYPEALVACVRAWQSGGYEAAREVLQPFLPLVNFEQQARIALSVRKELLLQRGLIRDSAVRAPAAPFPEVLRDSLTTHLAEAAQAFDALTAGRI; this is encoded by the coding sequence ATGCGCGAATCATTGGAACACGGGGTGTGGGGCGTCGTCGCCACACCGTTCATCGGCAGCACCCAGGATGTCGACACCGACAGCCTCGCGAATCTGGCAGAACACTACGAGCGGATCGGCGCCATCGGATTGACGGTGCTCGGGGTGTTCGGTGAAGCCGCGGCACTGTCCACGGATGAGCGAGCCCTCGTGCTCGAAACGGTCACCGAGGCTTCCGATCTCCCGCTGGTGGTGGGTGTCACCGCTCTTGCCACCCGCCCCGTCGTCGACGAGATCCGTGCCGCCCGGGCCGCGGCCGGCGAGCGGATCCGGGCGTTCATGGTGCAGGCCAACTCGGCCGACGCCGACGTCGTCACCGACCATCTGCAGGCCGTGCACCGCGTGACCGGCGCCCCGATCGTGGTGCAGGACTACCCCGCCGCCAGCGGGGTCGCCATCCGCCCGGCCTCGCTGGCCGCCGTCGTGCGGCGTTGCGAGTTCGTGGCGGCGGTCAAGGCGGAGGCGCCACCGACGTCCGTGGCCATCGCCGAACTCACCGCTGCCGTTGAGGTCTCGGTGTTCGGCGGACTCGGCGGGCAGGGCCTCCTGGACGAACTGAACTCCGGCGCCGCAGGCGCCATGACCGGATTCTCCTACCCCGAAGCGCTGGTGGCCTGTGTCCGGGCCTGGCAGTCGGGCGGATACGAGGCCGCACGCGAAGTGCTGCAACCGTTCCTGCCCCTCGTCAACTTCGAGCAGCAGGCCAGGATCGCCCTCTCCGTCCGCAAGGAGCTGCTGCTACAGCGCGGACTGATCCGGGACTCGGCGGTGCGTGCCCCGGCCGCACCGTTCCCGGAGGTGCTCCGCGACAGTCTGACAACGCATCTGGCCGAGGCCGCGCAGGCCTTCGACGCACTCACCGCCGGGAGGATCTGA
- a CDS encoding SDR family oxidoreductase: MDLGIGGKTALVAASTGGLGLAVARALAAEGARVAITGRRRERAEQIASSLGGAIAIEADLSTPEGTATAVERTEAELGPVDIVVLNGPGPRPGAAATLGSDDLAAAFDILLRPHHALVSTVLPGMRERRWGRILAIGSSGVAAPLPNLAMSNTGRAALAGYLKTLAAEVALDCVTVNLLLPGRIATDRVAELDAAAAKRRGVTVTDIEIESRKTIPARRYGAPDEFGAAAAFLCSAPASYITGVALRCDGGLIRSL; this comes from the coding sequence ATGGATCTCGGAATCGGCGGCAAGACGGCGCTCGTCGCCGCATCCACCGGCGGCCTCGGCCTCGCCGTCGCCCGGGCCCTCGCGGCCGAGGGCGCACGCGTGGCGATCACCGGACGGCGGCGCGAGCGCGCCGAGCAGATCGCGTCGTCGCTGGGCGGTGCCATCGCGATCGAGGCCGACCTCAGCACCCCGGAAGGCACGGCGACCGCCGTCGAGCGCACCGAAGCGGAACTCGGGCCGGTCGACATCGTGGTCCTCAACGGTCCCGGGCCCAGACCTGGCGCGGCGGCGACCCTGGGCTCGGACGATCTCGCGGCCGCCTTCGACATCCTGCTCCGCCCGCACCACGCACTCGTCTCGACCGTCCTCCCCGGCATGCGGGAACGTCGCTGGGGCCGGATTCTGGCCATCGGATCCTCCGGAGTTGCCGCGCCCCTGCCCAATCTGGCGATGTCCAACACGGGCCGCGCGGCTCTGGCGGGGTACCTCAAGACCCTCGCCGCCGAGGTCGCCCTCGACTGCGTCACCGTCAACCTGTTGCTGCCGGGGCGGATCGCCACCGACCGGGTGGCCGAGTTGGATGCGGCCGCCGCCAAGCGCCGCGGTGTCACCGTCACCGACATCGAAATCGAATCGCGCAAGACGATCCCGGCCCGCCGGTACGGCGCCCCCGACGAATTCGGCGCCGCCGCCGCGTTCCTGTGCAGCGCCCCGGCGTCGTACATCACCGGCGTCGCACTCCGCTGCGACGGCGGCCTGATCCGCAGCCTCTAG
- a CDS encoding aldehyde dehydrogenase family protein: MTTTVTEPTGSHIRNEVPTAQHLVNGEWLGEADTARWNPARPNELAAYSPSGGTAEVDAAVAAAAAAQPAWAALPAPARGAILIKAANLLQERGSAVAADLVREEGKTLAEARGEVTRAVDVLRFFGSLGWAATGEVLPSGLPGTSITTRREPLGVFALITPWNFPIAIPAWKTAPALISGNTVVLKPAELTPLSATHLARALQDAGLPAGVFNVVHGKGRVVGDALARDPRVAGLSFTGSTTVGLGLQDILNSRRARVQLEMGGKNAVLVLDDARNAAQVVAAGAFGLTGQACTATSRVYVTPGIRDAFLEALVEEAARYVPGDGSADTTRMGAVVSRAQFEQDQEAVRSAVLRGATLRHGDYAGDTSAGFFFPATVLTDLPLDDPAVTDEIFGPVVAVLEVADYEAGLAAVNDSRYGLTAGICTDSLTRSTDFAARAQAGVVKINRPTAGLDLNVPFGGVKDSSTNTFREQGRSAVDFYTWGKTVYTGV, from the coding sequence ATGACCACGACCGTCACCGAGCCCACCGGCTCACACATCCGGAACGAAGTCCCGACCGCGCAGCACCTCGTGAACGGCGAATGGCTGGGCGAAGCGGACACCGCGCGCTGGAACCCGGCCCGCCCGAACGAACTCGCCGCCTACTCACCGAGTGGTGGTACCGCCGAGGTGGACGCCGCCGTCGCGGCGGCCGCCGCGGCGCAGCCGGCCTGGGCCGCGCTCCCCGCACCGGCCCGCGGCGCCATCCTGATCAAGGCGGCAAACCTGTTGCAGGAACGGGGATCCGCGGTGGCGGCGGACCTCGTCCGGGAAGAAGGCAAGACCCTGGCCGAGGCCCGGGGCGAAGTCACGCGCGCCGTGGACGTACTGCGGTTCTTCGGGTCCCTGGGATGGGCGGCCACCGGCGAGGTGCTCCCCAGCGGGCTGCCCGGGACCAGCATCACGACTCGCCGCGAGCCCCTGGGCGTCTTCGCCCTCATCACGCCGTGGAACTTTCCCATCGCCATCCCGGCGTGGAAGACCGCACCCGCACTGATCTCGGGCAACACCGTGGTTCTCAAGCCCGCCGAACTGACGCCCCTGTCGGCCACCCACCTCGCCCGCGCCCTCCAGGACGCCGGTCTCCCCGCCGGGGTCTTCAACGTGGTCCACGGCAAGGGACGGGTGGTCGGCGACGCCCTGGCCCGCGACCCCCGCGTCGCCGGGCTGTCCTTCACCGGCTCCACCACCGTCGGGTTGGGGCTGCAGGACATCCTGAACTCCCGCCGGGCCCGGGTCCAACTGGAGATGGGCGGCAAGAACGCCGTGCTGGTGCTCGACGACGCCCGGAACGCCGCACAGGTGGTGGCCGCGGGCGCGTTCGGGCTCACCGGGCAGGCCTGCACGGCGACGTCCCGCGTGTACGTCACCCCGGGCATCCGCGATGCGTTCCTCGAGGCGCTGGTCGAGGAGGCCGCACGGTACGTTCCTGGCGACGGTTCGGCAGACACGACCCGCATGGGCGCGGTGGTGAGCCGCGCGCAGTTCGAGCAGGATCAGGAGGCAGTGCGTTCGGCCGTTCTCCGGGGCGCCACATTGCGGCATGGCGACTACGCCGGAGACACGTCCGCCGGGTTCTTCTTCCCGGCCACCGTGCTCACCGATCTTCCGCTCGACGACCCGGCGGTCACGGACGAGATCTTCGGGCCGGTCGTCGCGGTCCTGGAGGTCGCCGATTACGAGGCCGGGCTCGCCGCCGTCAACGATTCCCGTTACGGACTCACCGCGGGCATCTGCACCGACAGCTTGACGCGCTCGACAGACTTCGCCGCCCGGGCGCAGGCCGGCGTCGTCAAGATCAACCGCCCGACGGCCGGGTTGGACCTGAACGTGCCGTTCGGCGGGGTGAAGGACTCGTCCACGAATACGTTCCGGGAGCAGGGCCGCAGCGCCGTGGACTTCTACACCTGGGGGAAGACCGTGTACACCGGCGTCTGA
- a CDS encoding WS/DGAT/MGAT family O-acyltransferase, with amino-acid sequence MLFPMAPTDSLFLLGESREHPMHVGGLAVFTPAEGSSAADVRAMFDAALVGDRVAAPFRKRARRSVTSLGQWGWDTLRDDEVDLEHHVRRDALPQPGGMAELMTLVSRLHGTLLDRSRPLWEMHLIEGLADGRYAVYTKIHHALADGASAMRLLRDSMSEDPHRRNMPTPWQPRNPLSAVPDAGVAVTPGPGSALPAMAWDAARSAAGEVAGLLPAALGTVDRALHGKGGALSLTAPHTLFNVPISGARHVAARSFPIERIRLLAKHADATINDIVLTMCAGTLRAYLHTRDALPDNPLIAMVPVSLRAPETGTGDRAPGGNRVGVLMCNLATHLPDPAHRLETVRNCMNEGKAALQAMSPAQVLAMSALGAAPLGVEMFLGRRGPLRPPFNVVISNVAGPRTPLYWNGARLESLYPLSIPTTGQALNITCTSSDDQIVFGLTGCRRTVPDLHPMLDQLDAELDLLETAVGL; translated from the coding sequence ATGCTGTTCCCGATGGCGCCGACCGATTCACTGTTTCTGCTCGGCGAGTCCCGCGAGCATCCGATGCACGTCGGCGGCCTCGCGGTGTTCACCCCGGCCGAGGGATCGTCCGCGGCCGACGTGCGCGCGATGTTCGATGCGGCGCTGGTCGGCGACCGGGTGGCGGCGCCCTTCCGTAAACGGGCTCGCCGCTCGGTGACCTCGCTCGGCCAGTGGGGCTGGGACACCCTCCGGGACGACGAGGTCGATCTGGAACATCACGTCCGCCGTGACGCGCTGCCCCAGCCGGGCGGAATGGCTGAGCTGATGACCCTGGTGTCGCGGTTGCACGGCACCTTGCTCGACCGCAGCCGTCCGCTGTGGGAAATGCACCTGATCGAGGGGCTCGCCGACGGCCGGTATGCCGTCTACACCAAGATCCACCACGCCCTCGCCGACGGTGCGTCCGCGATGCGACTGCTCCGCGACAGCATGAGCGAGGACCCGCACCGACGGAACATGCCCACACCCTGGCAGCCCCGCAACCCGCTGTCGGCCGTGCCGGATGCGGGCGTGGCCGTCACGCCGGGTCCCGGGTCCGCGCTTCCGGCCATGGCATGGGATGCGGCCCGCTCCGCGGCGGGCGAGGTGGCCGGACTGCTGCCCGCGGCGCTGGGCACCGTGGACCGTGCCCTGCACGGCAAGGGTGGTGCGTTGTCGCTCACCGCACCGCACACCCTGTTCAACGTGCCGATCAGCGGGGCCCGTCACGTCGCCGCCCGCTCGTTCCCGATCGAACGGATCCGGCTGCTGGCCAAGCACGCCGACGCCACCATCAACGACATCGTGCTGACGATGTGCGCGGGCACCCTGCGGGCCTACCTGCACACCCGCGACGCGTTGCCGGACAACCCCCTGATCGCAATGGTCCCGGTGTCCCTGCGCGCGCCGGAGACCGGAACCGGTGACCGCGCGCCCGGAGGCAACCGGGTCGGGGTGCTCATGTGCAACCTGGCCACCCACCTTCCCGACCCCGCGCACCGCCTCGAGACCGTGCGCAACTGCATGAACGAGGGCAAGGCCGCATTGCAGGCGATGAGCCCCGCCCAGGTGCTCGCGATGAGCGCTCTCGGCGCGGCTCCACTCGGAGTCGAGATGTTCCTCGGCCGGCGGGGACCGCTGCGTCCGCCGTTCAACGTCGTCATCTCCAACGTCGCCGGACCCCGAACCCCGTTGTACTGGAACGGCGCCCGCCTCGAATCCCTCTACCCGCTCTCGATCCCCACCACCGGGCAGGCACTCAACATCACCTGCACCAGCAGCGACGACCAGATCGTCTTCGGCCTCACCGGCTGCCGCCGCACCGTCCCGGATCTGCACCCCATGCTCGACCAACTCGACGCCGAACTCGACCTCCTCGAAACCGCCGTCGGACTGTGA